One window of the Amycolatopsis mediterranei genome contains the following:
- a CDS encoding UDP-glucuronic acid decarboxylase family protein — MTDPGVTRRFGRAVVTGGAGFVGAHLCELLLEEDIEVIAVDNLATSSADSLDHLRRYAGFRFVRHDVTQPMPPSCEADVVFHLASAASPRDYLALPLETLRAGSHGTENALELARRARARFVLASTSEVYGDPLEHPQQEGYWGNVNPIGPRSVYDEAKRYAEALTSAYRREFGVDTAIARIFNTYGPGMRAHDGRMIPAFLDQALKNEPITVTGTGEQTRSICYVEDTARGLLALARADHPGPVNIGNPEELTVRQVAERIKHLTGSRSPIEYIDAVVDDPQRRCPDISLARDVLGWEPKVDSEDGLRRTAAWFRRAPSH; from the coding sequence ATGACGGATCCGGGAGTGACCAGGCGGTTCGGGCGTGCGGTGGTGACCGGGGGTGCCGGCTTCGTCGGCGCGCACCTGTGCGAGCTGCTGCTCGAAGAGGACATCGAAGTCATCGCCGTCGACAACCTCGCGACGTCCTCGGCGGACAGCCTGGACCACCTGCGCCGCTACGCGGGGTTCCGGTTCGTGCGCCACGACGTCACGCAGCCGATGCCGCCGAGCTGCGAAGCCGACGTCGTCTTCCACCTCGCTTCGGCAGCGTCGCCCCGCGACTACCTGGCCCTGCCCCTGGAAACCCTGCGCGCGGGCTCGCACGGTACCGAGAACGCGCTCGAGCTGGCCCGCCGCGCTCGTGCCCGGTTCGTGCTCGCCTCGACCAGCGAGGTCTACGGCGATCCCCTGGAACACCCGCAGCAGGAGGGGTACTGGGGCAACGTCAACCCGATCGGGCCGCGCAGCGTCTACGACGAAGCCAAGCGCTACGCCGAAGCGCTGACGTCGGCCTACCGCCGCGAATTCGGCGTCGACACGGCGATCGCGCGGATCTTCAACACCTACGGCCCCGGCATGCGCGCCCACGACGGCCGGATGATCCCGGCCTTCCTCGACCAGGCGCTCAAGAACGAGCCCATCACGGTCACCGGCACCGGCGAGCAGACCCGCTCGATCTGCTACGTCGAGGACACCGCCCGCGGCCTGCTGGCCCTCGCCCGGGCGGACCACCCGGGGCCGGTCAACATCGGCAACCCGGAGGAACTGACCGTTCGCCAAGTGGCCGAGCGCATCAAGCACCTCACCGGGTCCCGCTCGCCGATCGAGTACATCGACGCCGTCGTCGACGACCCGCAGCGGCGGTGTCCCGACATCTCCCTCGCGCGTGACGTCCTCGGCTGGGAACCGAAGGTCGACTCCGAAGACGGTCTCCGTCGCACTGCGGCGTGGTTCCGCCGGGCTCCGTCACACTGA
- a CDS encoding glycosyltransferase family 4 protein, with protein MKIAMVSEHANPLAVLGEADAGGQNVHVAELSAALTRAGHDVTVYTRRESRDEPPEVRAPQGFRVVHVPAGPPRRVPKDQLLPYMGEFGSFLRDRWALERPDVAHAHFWMSGLATSLAASATGTPVAQTFHALGVVKKRYQGDQDTSPADRIRLERIIGRQAGRVIATCSDEVFELSRLGVPRSRISIVPCGVDLARFSPDGPVARRRLPHRLVAVGRLVPRKGFDIAITALAQLPDTELVIAGGPERGKLSQDPEAARLRQLADRLGVGDRVRWPGQVSRDDMPALLRSADAVVCTPWYEPFGIVPLEAMACGVPVVAAAVGGLTDTVVDGVTGLLVRPHQPKELASRARRLIDDPALCHAYGTAGHDRAVARYSWDRVAADTLRAYHKLVPETAMTAEAR; from the coding sequence ATGAAGATCGCGATGGTGTCCGAGCACGCCAACCCGTTGGCCGTGCTGGGCGAAGCCGACGCCGGTGGCCAGAACGTGCACGTCGCCGAGCTGTCGGCCGCACTGACCCGCGCCGGCCACGACGTCACTGTCTACACGCGCCGGGAAAGCCGCGACGAACCGCCGGAGGTCCGCGCGCCGCAGGGCTTCCGCGTCGTGCACGTGCCGGCCGGGCCGCCGCGCCGGGTGCCGAAGGACCAGCTCCTGCCCTACATGGGCGAGTTCGGCAGCTTCCTGCGGGACCGGTGGGCGCTCGAGCGGCCGGACGTGGCGCACGCGCACTTCTGGATGTCCGGCCTCGCGACCTCGTTGGCGGCGAGCGCGACCGGCACCCCGGTGGCGCAGACCTTCCACGCCCTCGGCGTGGTCAAGAAGCGCTACCAGGGCGACCAGGACACCAGCCCCGCCGACCGCATCCGGCTGGAGCGGATCATCGGCCGCCAGGCCGGGCGCGTGATCGCGACCTGCTCCGACGAGGTCTTCGAGCTGTCCCGCCTCGGCGTCCCGCGGTCGCGGATCTCGATCGTGCCCTGCGGCGTCGACCTCGCCCGGTTCTCCCCCGACGGGCCGGTGGCCCGCCGGCGGCTGCCGCACCGGCTGGTCGCCGTCGGCCGGCTGGTGCCGCGCAAGGGGTTCGACATCGCGATCACCGCCCTCGCCCAGCTGCCGGACACCGAGCTCGTCATCGCGGGCGGCCCGGAGCGGGGCAAGCTGTCCCAGGACCCCGAGGCGGCCCGGCTGCGGCAGCTGGCCGACCGGCTCGGCGTCGGCGACCGCGTCCGCTGGCCCGGCCAGGTGTCGCGCGACGACATGCCGGCCCTGCTGCGCTCGGCCGACGCCGTCGTGTGCACGCCGTGGTACGAGCCGTTCGGGATCGTGCCCCTGGAGGCGATGGCCTGCGGTGTCCCGGTGGTCGCGGCCGCGGTGGGCGGCTTGACCGACACCGTCGTCGACGGCGTCACGGGGCTGCTGGTCCGCCCGCACCAGCCGAAGGAGCTCGCGTCCCGGGCACGCCGGCTGATCGACGACCCGGCGCTCTGCCACGCCTACGGCACCGCGGGCCACGACCGCGCGGTCGCCCGCTACTCGTGGGACCGCGTCGCCGCCGACACCCTGCGCGCCTACCACAAGCTGGTCCCGGAGACGGCGATGACGGCCGAGGCCCGCTGA
- a CDS encoding SDR family oxidoreductase, whose amino-acid sequence MRPLGNVLITGGASGLGAATVDAVRKAGGTPYVLDRVRPQDPAEYVEADLTDTAATEAAVRELAERAGGLDGVFTAAGTDACGPLGEVSTEDWERVVKVNLLGTAAVIRAALPYLERSHGTVVTVASTLGIKAVSDATAYCASKFGVVGFTRALAAELAGRVGVTLLIPGGMWTHFFDDRTDQYKPPPDAKLNQPEHVANTVVFALQQPPGAEVRELVVCASEEGSWP is encoded by the coding sequence ATGCGACCCCTCGGCAACGTCCTGATCACCGGCGGTGCGTCCGGACTCGGCGCCGCCACCGTCGACGCCGTCCGCAAGGCCGGTGGCACCCCGTACGTCCTCGACCGCGTCCGCCCGCAAGATCCGGCCGAATACGTCGAAGCCGACCTGACCGACACCGCCGCGACCGAGGCGGCGGTGCGTGAGCTCGCCGAGCGAGCGGGCGGCCTGGACGGCGTCTTCACCGCCGCCGGCACCGACGCCTGCGGCCCGCTCGGCGAAGTGTCCACAGAGGACTGGGAGCGGGTCGTCAAGGTGAACCTGCTCGGCACGGCCGCGGTGATCCGCGCCGCGCTCCCCTACCTGGAACGCTCCCACGGCACAGTCGTCACGGTCGCGTCCACCCTGGGCATCAAGGCGGTGAGCGACGCGACCGCCTACTGCGCCTCGAAGTTCGGTGTCGTCGGGTTCACCCGCGCGCTCGCCGCCGAGCTGGCCGGGCGCGTCGGCGTCACGCTGCTCATCCCGGGCGGGATGTGGACGCACTTCTTCGACGACCGCACCGACCAGTACAAGCCGCCGCCGGACGCGAAGCTCAACCAGCCCGAGCACGTCGCGAACACCGTCGTGTTCGCGCTGCAGCAGCCGCCGGGCGCCGAGGTCCGCGAGCTGGTCGTGTGCGCTTCGGAGGAGGGGTCGTGGCCGTGA
- a CDS encoding glycosyltransferase family 9 protein produces MAVSAAVLVLRALGVGDLLTAVPALRALRAGYPGDRLVLAAPESLRDLVELIDAVDELLPTPKLGELAWPGPPPRLAVNLHGSGPESIHDLLVADPAELLTHRHPDFPDVAGLEWRDDLHEVDRWCRLVEYHHLAADRSALTLPVPPGPSPAPDAVVVHPGAAFPARRWPPGRFATVVRDLAARGHRVVLTGSAAERDLAVSIAEAAGLGEDAVLAGRTGLAELAALVAGAALVVCGDTGVGHLATAFGTPSVLLFGPTPPRLWGPPPSARQHVVLWAGNVGDPHGEEPDGGLLLLGEERVLAATRSALEVRVAHG; encoded by the coding sequence GTGGCCGTGAGTGCCGCGGTCCTCGTCCTGCGCGCGCTCGGCGTCGGGGACCTGCTGACGGCGGTACCCGCGCTGCGCGCCTTGCGCGCAGGGTACCCCGGCGACCGGCTGGTGCTGGCCGCGCCGGAAAGCCTGCGGGACCTCGTCGAGCTGATCGACGCGGTCGACGAGCTGCTGCCGACCCCGAAGCTCGGCGAGCTCGCCTGGCCCGGCCCGCCGCCGCGGCTCGCGGTGAACCTGCACGGCAGCGGCCCGGAGAGCATCCACGACCTGCTCGTCGCCGATCCCGCCGAGCTGCTGACCCACCGCCACCCCGACTTCCCCGACGTCGCGGGCCTCGAGTGGCGCGACGACCTGCACGAGGTCGACCGCTGGTGCCGGCTCGTCGAATACCACCACCTGGCGGCGGACCGGTCGGCGCTGACCCTGCCCGTGCCGCCGGGCCCGAGCCCGGCCCCGGACGCCGTCGTGGTGCACCCCGGCGCGGCGTTCCCGGCCCGGCGGTGGCCGCCCGGGCGGTTCGCGACCGTCGTGCGGGACCTCGCCGCGCGCGGGCACCGCGTGGTGCTCACCGGCAGCGCCGCCGAACGCGACCTCGCGGTTTCGATCGCCGAGGCGGCCGGGCTCGGCGAGGACGCCGTGCTGGCCGGGCGCACCGGCTTGGCGGAACTGGCCGCGCTGGTGGCCGGGGCGGCACTCGTCGTCTGCGGCGACACCGGTGTCGGACACCTCGCCACGGCGTTCGGCACGCCGTCGGTGCTGCTGTTCGGCCCGACGCCGCCGCGGCTGTGGGGCCCGCCGCCGTCCGCGCGGCAGCACGTCGTGCTGTGGGCGGGCAATGTCGGCGACCCGCACGGCGAGGAGCCCGACGGCGGCTTGCTGCTGCTCGGCGAGGAGCGCGTGCTGGCCGCGACGCGTTCGGCCCTGGAAGTGCGGGTGGCGCATGGCTGA
- a CDS encoding SIS domain-containing protein: protein MEDHLAALAEAAERTRESAPKITAWGRHLVGVFEAGGRLLACGNGGSAAEAQHLTGELVGRFRHERRPLSAIALHADTSATTAIVNDYGDHEVFARQVHAHGRPGDVLVCLSTSGGSQNVVAAAKAAHELGVTTWALTGPAPNPLAALCDDAVTVEAPTVATVQEMHLVLVHGLCAALDTALGVTA from the coding sequence ATGGAAGACCATCTCGCCGCGTTGGCCGAAGCCGCCGAGCGGACCCGCGAATCCGCCCCCAAGATAACCGCGTGGGGACGGCACCTGGTCGGCGTGTTCGAAGCCGGCGGCCGGCTGCTCGCCTGCGGCAACGGCGGCAGCGCGGCCGAAGCCCAGCACCTGACCGGCGAGCTCGTCGGCCGGTTCCGCCACGAACGCCGTCCCCTCTCGGCCATCGCGCTGCACGCGGACACGTCCGCGACCACGGCGATCGTCAACGACTACGGCGACCACGAGGTCTTCGCTCGCCAGGTGCACGCGCACGGGCGGCCGGGCGACGTGCTGGTGTGCCTGTCCACCAGCGGTGGCAGCCAGAACGTCGTCGCCGCCGCGAAGGCCGCGCACGAGCTGGGCGTGACGACCTGGGCGCTGACCGGGCCCGCCCCGAACCCCCTCGCCGCCCTGTGCGACGACGCCGTGACGGTCGAAGCGCCGACCGTCGCGACCGTGCAGGAAATGCACCTGGTGCTGGTGCACGGCCTGTGCGCGGCCCTCGACACCGCGCTCGGGGTGACCGCGTGA
- a CDS encoding PfkB family carbohydrate kinase codes for MRPLVVLGDTLLDVDAEGTAERLCPEAPVPVVDLTDRRRRPGGAGLAALLAARSAAEVVLVTPLGDDEGGHALTGLLEPDVTVLPLPLRGTTVCKTRIRAGGQSLLRLDSGDGTATADPLPTRVHDVLAEAGAILVADYGRGLTRNPDVRRVLRELAERIPVVWDPHPRGAQPVPGTRLVTPNLAEARAVLAGHEEPAELAKLLRGHWHADAVAVTTGARGAVLADGLGETTVPIPAAARMPGHAAPDTCGAGDRFAAAAAAALLGGADTTEAVVTAVEAAARFVAAGGATALSTNDGPVPDPQPATDAFGLAERIRATGGRLIATGGCFDLLHPGHVSLLRQARALGDALVVCLNSDASVRGLKGPGRPLVRDRDRARLLCALSFVDAVAVFDEPSPTAVLEKLRPDVWVKGGDYAEAVLPEREVVERHGGEVVLVPTVPGYSTSRLVAAAASA; via the coding sequence GTGAGGCCACTGGTCGTCCTCGGCGACACGCTGCTGGACGTCGACGCCGAAGGCACCGCCGAGCGGCTGTGCCCGGAGGCGCCGGTGCCGGTGGTCGACCTGACGGACCGGCGCCGCCGCCCGGGCGGGGCCGGCTTGGCCGCGCTGCTGGCCGCGCGGTCGGCGGCCGAGGTCGTCCTGGTCACGCCGCTGGGTGACGACGAAGGCGGCCACGCCCTCACCGGGCTGCTGGAACCGGACGTCACCGTGCTGCCGCTGCCGCTGCGCGGCACGACGGTGTGCAAGACCCGGATCCGCGCGGGCGGGCAGTCGTTGCTGCGCCTGGATTCCGGCGACGGCACGGCGACCGCCGACCCGCTGCCCACCCGGGTGCACGACGTCCTGGCGGAGGCCGGCGCGATCCTCGTGGCCGACTACGGCCGCGGCCTGACGCGCAACCCGGACGTCCGGCGGGTCCTGCGGGAGCTGGCCGAGCGGATCCCGGTGGTCTGGGACCCGCACCCCCGCGGCGCCCAGCCGGTGCCCGGCACGCGGCTGGTCACCCCGAACCTCGCCGAGGCGCGCGCGGTGCTCGCCGGGCACGAGGAACCGGCCGAGCTCGCCAAGCTGCTGCGCGGCCATTGGCACGCCGACGCGGTCGCGGTGACCACCGGGGCCCGCGGCGCGGTGCTGGCCGACGGCCTCGGCGAAACGACCGTCCCGATCCCCGCCGCGGCACGGATGCCGGGCCACGCCGCGCCCGACACGTGCGGCGCGGGCGACCGGTTCGCCGCCGCGGCCGCCGCGGCCCTGCTCGGCGGCGCGGACACGACCGAAGCCGTGGTGACCGCGGTCGAGGCGGCCGCCCGGTTCGTCGCCGCCGGCGGCGCGACCGCGCTGTCCACGAACGACGGCCCGGTGCCCGACCCGCAGCCGGCGACCGACGCCTTCGGCCTCGCCGAGCGGATCCGCGCAACCGGCGGCCGACTGATCGCCACCGGCGGCTGCTTCGACCTGCTGCACCCCGGGCACGTGAGCCTGCTGCGGCAGGCCCGCGCCCTCGGCGACGCGCTCGTCGTCTGCCTCAATTCCGACGCGTCGGTGCGGGGTCTGAAGGGCCCCGGCCGCCCGCTGGTCCGCGACCGCGACCGCGCCCGACTCCTCTGCGCTCTGTCCTTTGTGGACGCCGTCGCCGTCTTCGACGAGCCTTCGCCCACCGCCGTCCTGGAGAAGCTGCGCCCGGACGTGTGGGTGAAGGGCGGCGACTACGCGGAAGCGGTCCTGCCCGAACGCGAAGTGGTCGAACGGCACGGCGGCGAAGTCGTGCTCGTCCCGACCGTGCCCGGTTACTCGACGTCCCGGCTGGTCGCCGCGGCGGCCAGTGCCTGA
- a CDS encoding polysaccharide pyruvyl transferase family protein yields the protein MRVLLTGWASFLHGEATAGDVLSLRAAGNALAEAGIDHRVAWSPGFRPGTLHLPDAAPGDYTHVVFACGPVHGPQVRSLHERYASCRRIAVGVSVPDAEDPAVTGFHRVFPRDDGGTAELDLALGAPVSPTPVLGVVLAPHQPEYGSAGRHGDVHEALTGWLAGLDCARVPLDTRLAHADWERCATPDQFAALVSKMDALVTTRLHGLVFGLKAGVPVLAVDPVAGGGKVTAQGKALDWPVVAAEDACDTALLDARLKWCLPASVRPPAHPASLAALVDELVGSR from the coding sequence ATGCGAGTTCTGCTCACCGGTTGGGCCAGTTTTCTGCACGGAGAAGCCACCGCGGGTGACGTCCTCAGCCTGCGCGCGGCCGGGAACGCGCTGGCGGAGGCGGGGATCGACCATCGGGTCGCGTGGAGCCCCGGCTTCCGGCCCGGCACCCTGCACCTGCCCGACGCGGCACCCGGCGACTACACGCACGTCGTCTTCGCCTGCGGCCCGGTGCACGGGCCGCAGGTGCGTTCGCTGCACGAGCGGTACGCGTCCTGCCGCCGGATCGCGGTCGGGGTGTCCGTGCCGGACGCCGAAGACCCGGCGGTCACCGGGTTCCACCGGGTCTTCCCGCGCGACGACGGCGGTACCGCCGAGCTCGACCTGGCGCTGGGCGCGCCGGTGTCGCCCACGCCGGTGCTCGGGGTGGTCCTGGCGCCGCACCAGCCGGAATACGGCAGCGCGGGGCGCCACGGCGACGTCCACGAGGCACTGACCGGCTGGCTCGCCGGCCTGGACTGCGCCCGCGTGCCACTGGACACCCGGCTTGCGCACGCGGACTGGGAGCGGTGCGCGACCCCGGACCAGTTCGCCGCCCTGGTGTCCAAAATGGACGCTCTGGTGACCACCCGGTTGCACGGGCTGGTCTTCGGGCTCAAGGCCGGGGTGCCGGTGCTCGCCGTCGACCCGGTGGCCGGCGGCGGGAAGGTGACCGCGCAGGGGAAGGCGCTGGACTGGCCGGTGGTGGCCGCCGAAGACGCCTGCGACACCGCGCTGCTCGACGCCCGCCTGAAGTGGTGCCTGCCCGCGTCGGTGCGGCCACCCGCGCACCCGGCCTCCCTGGCCGCGCTCGTGGACGAATTGGTGGGGTCGCGGTGA
- a CDS encoding glycosyltransferase family 2 protein — MARISVVIITCNRREQLRETLAHMTSLPDAAPVFVADNGSADGTADMVAREFPGVRLFRLPENLGAVARNLAVEEVTTPYVAFCDDDTTWQPGALTRAADLLDEFPGLGSVTGRCLVEPGLAEDPITPELRESPVPGPDWLPGPALLGIMAGLTAVRVSAFREVGGFSTRMWLGGEEELFALDLAARGWWMCWAEDVVIHHAPSKLRDPRHRRRLGIRNTLWTLLLRRPWPAVFRRARDVLRSAPLDGATAAALLDVARGLPSVLRDRRVVPHHVEHGLRLLEAPQRESKARRYVG; from the coding sequence ATGGCGCGAATCTCGGTCGTGATCATCACCTGCAACCGCCGCGAGCAGTTGCGCGAGACGCTGGCGCACATGACGTCCCTGCCGGACGCCGCGCCGGTCTTCGTCGCGGACAACGGGTCCGCGGACGGCACGGCCGACATGGTCGCCCGGGAGTTCCCCGGCGTCCGCCTGTTCCGGCTGCCGGAAAATCTCGGCGCGGTGGCACGCAACCTCGCCGTCGAGGAGGTGACGACGCCGTACGTGGCCTTCTGCGACGACGACACGACGTGGCAGCCCGGCGCGCTGACCCGCGCCGCCGACCTGCTGGACGAGTTTCCGGGGCTCGGCTCGGTGACCGGGCGCTGCCTGGTCGAGCCCGGCCTGGCCGAGGACCCGATCACCCCGGAACTGCGCGAGTCGCCGGTGCCCGGCCCCGACTGGCTGCCGGGACCGGCGCTGCTCGGCATCATGGCCGGCCTGACAGCGGTGCGCGTCAGCGCGTTCCGCGAGGTCGGCGGCTTCTCGACGCGGATGTGGCTCGGCGGCGAGGAGGAGCTGTTCGCCCTGGACCTCGCCGCGCGTGGGTGGTGGATGTGCTGGGCCGAGGACGTCGTGATCCACCACGCGCCGTCGAAGCTGCGCGACCCCCGCCACCGTCGTCGCCTCGGCATCCGCAACACGTTGTGGACGCTCCTGCTGCGCCGCCCCTGGCCGGCGGTCTTCCGCCGCGCCCGGGACGTGCTGCGGTCCGCGCCGCTCGACGGGGCCACCGCGGCGGCGCTCCTGGACGTGGCCCGCGGCCTGCCGTCGGTCCTGCGGGACCGCCGGGTGGTCCCGCACCACGTCGAACACGGCCTGCGCCTGCTGGAAGCACCCCAGCGCGAGTCGAAGGCCCGCCGCTACGTGGGCTGA
- a CDS encoding glycosyltransferase family 2 protein, whose translation MSARTTVVIATRNRAGELARTLARLSALDPRPPVVVLDNASEDDTADVAGRHENVRVIRLPQNLGAAARTLGVIAADTPYVAFSDDDSWWAPDALAEAERIFDEHPRTGLLAARTLVGPECRDDPVTPEMERSPLGHPAGAPGPLVLGFLACSAIVRRTAYLQVGGFSPLLHFGAEEQLLAYDLAARGWEVCYVGRLRAHHHPSPSRPPSSWRRRAELRNRLLIAVLRRPPRVCRREVARTLVRAPGAVLGAVPRLPRALSSRRVLPAHVEHQARTLERTAEWRESRS comes from the coding sequence GTGAGCGCGCGCACGACCGTCGTCATCGCCACCCGCAACCGGGCCGGCGAGCTGGCGCGCACCCTCGCGCGGCTGTCCGCGTTGGACCCCCGGCCGCCGGTCGTCGTGCTGGACAACGCTTCCGAGGACGACACGGCCGACGTCGCCGGACGGCACGAGAACGTGCGCGTGATCCGCCTGCCGCAGAACCTCGGTGCGGCCGCGCGCACCCTCGGCGTCATCGCGGCCGACACACCGTACGTCGCCTTCAGCGACGACGACTCGTGGTGGGCGCCGGACGCGCTGGCCGAGGCGGAGCGGATCTTCGACGAGCACCCGCGGACCGGCCTGCTCGCGGCGCGCACCCTCGTCGGGCCGGAATGCCGGGACGATCCGGTGACGCCCGAAATGGAGCGCAGCCCGCTGGGGCACCCGGCCGGCGCGCCCGGGCCGCTGGTGCTCGGCTTCCTCGCCTGCTCCGCGATCGTGCGCCGCACGGCGTACCTGCAGGTGGGCGGGTTCAGCCCGCTGCTGCACTTCGGTGCGGAGGAACAGCTGCTGGCCTACGACCTGGCCGCGCGCGGCTGGGAGGTCTGCTACGTCGGGCGCCTGCGCGCCCACCACCACCCGTCGCCGTCGCGGCCGCCGTCGTCGTGGCGACGGCGGGCCGAACTGCGCAACCGGCTGCTCATCGCCGTGCTGCGCCGCCCACCGCGGGTCTGTCGCCGCGAGGTGGCGCGCACGCTCGTGCGGGCCCCCGGGGCCGTTCTCGGCGCGGTGCCGCGGCTGCCGCGCGCGCTGAGCTCGCGGCGCGTCCTGCCCGCCCACGTCGAACACCAGGCCCGGACTCTGGAAAGGACCGCCGAATGGCGCGAATCTCGGTCGTGA
- a CDS encoding carbamoyltransferase has translation MRILGINAVFHDPAAALVVDGEIVAAAEEERFSRRKHGKQAVPFSTWEQPAQAAAWCLAQAGLSAKDLDAVGYSYDPALVEPGLPGHDPSGEELRTEFAKRAPLFLKSALPGLDPGIVKFVRHHVAHAASAALAAPFGDCAVLVADGRGESTSYLAGEYRDGRFKELAAQKLPDSLGLLYEDLTEHLGFARSSDEYKVMALASYGKPEFLDELCEHVHVTGDGGFHASGVDLASLAPRRKAGEQLSRQHADLAASVQKVLEDILLELADWLHDATGQRDLAMAGGIALNCVANSRLHAEGPFDRIWVQPAAGDAGTALGAALQLAAEAGEPRTSMGDAGLGRGWTDDELEEILIKAKLPYERPDDLAETVAEALANDEVIAWFQGRAEFGPRALGHRSLLAHPGRQANLERLNDVKGREQFRPVAPMVRAERAAEIFARGPLPSPYMLFVHDVAEEWRDRIPAITHVDGTARVQTVEERENPVLARMLAGFERRTGLPVVINTSLNTAGRPMVDSPRDALECFGSAPIDLLALGPFVLRRPRSTRTGAASPEEKEVP, from the coding sequence ATGCGCATACTCGGGATCAATGCCGTCTTCCACGACCCGGCCGCCGCACTGGTGGTGGACGGGGAGATCGTCGCCGCGGCGGAAGAGGAACGATTCAGCCGCCGCAAGCACGGCAAGCAGGCGGTGCCGTTCTCCACGTGGGAACAGCCCGCCCAGGCCGCCGCCTGGTGCCTGGCCCAGGCGGGGCTGTCCGCGAAGGACCTCGACGCCGTCGGATACTCCTACGACCCCGCCCTGGTCGAGCCGGGCCTGCCCGGGCACGACCCGAGCGGCGAGGAGCTGCGGACGGAATTCGCGAAGCGGGCGCCCCTGTTCCTGAAGTCCGCTTTGCCCGGACTCGACCCGGGCATCGTCAAGTTCGTCCGGCACCACGTCGCGCACGCGGCGTCGGCCGCGCTCGCCGCACCGTTCGGCGACTGCGCCGTGCTCGTCGCCGACGGCCGCGGCGAGAGCACGTCCTACCTGGCCGGTGAGTACCGCGACGGCCGGTTCAAGGAACTGGCGGCGCAGAAGCTGCCGGACTCCCTCGGCCTGCTCTACGAGGACCTGACCGAGCACCTCGGCTTCGCGCGGTCCAGCGACGAGTACAAGGTCATGGCGCTCGCCTCCTACGGCAAGCCCGAATTCCTCGACGAACTCTGCGAGCACGTCCACGTCACCGGCGACGGCGGGTTCCACGCCTCCGGCGTCGACCTGGCCTCGCTGGCCCCACGCCGCAAAGCCGGCGAGCAGCTCAGCCGGCAGCACGCCGATCTCGCCGCGAGTGTCCAGAAAGTCCTCGAAGACATCCTGCTGGAGCTGGCGGACTGGCTGCACGACGCCACCGGCCAACGCGACCTGGCGATGGCGGGCGGGATCGCGCTCAACTGCGTCGCCAACAGCCGGCTGCACGCCGAAGGCCCGTTCGACCGGATCTGGGTGCAGCCCGCCGCCGGGGACGCGGGCACCGCGCTCGGCGCCGCCCTGCAGCTCGCGGCCGAAGCCGGGGAGCCCCGCACGTCCATGGGAGACGCCGGGCTCGGTCGCGGGTGGACCGACGACGAACTCGAAGAAATCCTGATCAAGGCCAAACTCCCCTACGAGCGACCGGACGACCTCGCCGAGACCGTCGCCGAAGCGCTGGCGAACGACGAGGTGATCGCCTGGTTCCAGGGCCGCGCCGAGTTCGGCCCGCGGGCGCTCGGGCACCGGTCGCTGCTGGCCCACCCGGGCCGCCAGGCCAACCTCGAGCGGCTCAACGACGTCAAGGGCCGCGAGCAGTTCCGCCCGGTGGCGCCGATGGTGCGGGCCGAGCGGGCGGCCGAGATCTTCGCCCGCGGCCCGCTGCCCAGCCCGTACATGCTGTTCGTGCACGACGTCGCCGAAGAATGGCGCGACCGCATCCCGGCCATCACGCACGTGGACGGCACCGCCCGCGTGCAGACCGTCGAAGAACGCGAAAACCCGGTGCTGGCCCGGATGCTGGCCGGCTTCGAGCGCCGGACCGGCCTGCCGGTCGTGATCAACACCAGCCTCAACACCGCGGGCCGCCCGATGGTCGACTCGCCGCGGGACGCGCTGGAGTGCTTCGGCTCGGCCCCGATCGACCTGCTCGCGCTGGGGCCGTTCGTGCTCCGGCGTCCCCGATCCACTCGAACCGGCGCGGCGTCGCCGGAGGAGAAGGAGGTGCCGTGA